Proteins from a single region of Fusobacterium gonidiaformans ATCC 25563:
- a CDS encoding IS110 family transposase, protein MFLLGIDIAKLNHVASCIDSSTNEVVFSNFKFKNDFEGFSAFLDKMKSFDAKNLMIGLESTSHYGENLIHFLFQHGFKVVLMNPLQTSHLRKANIRDAKNDNLDSIHIAKSLLFTKLNFISEKNMDCFSLKKLTRFRSNLMKQRSKAKIQLTSLLDFIFPELQYLFSSKIHSKAIYALLKKYPSTEEIAALKEDEISSLLYASSKGHFKKEKSLELKSLAKTSVGMKDSSISFHVIQLIELIELYEKQIKDMESKIADIIHKLDSKLLSVPGISLVACAIILGETNNIDRFSTSKKLLAFAGLDPKIRQSGNFNASSCRMSKKGSPYLRYALIFTAWNCVRHSRKFNEYYLLKRSQGKSHYNALGHVAHKLVRVIFTLIKKDILYQEEELD, encoded by the coding sequence ATGTTTTTATTAGGGATTGATATTGCGAAACTGAACCATGTTGCTTCTTGTATTGATTCTTCTACGAATGAAGTTGTTTTTTCTAATTTTAAATTCAAAAATGATTTTGAAGGTTTTAGTGCTTTTTTAGATAAAATGAAAAGTTTTGATGCTAAAAATCTTATGATTGGGTTAGAATCCACTTCTCATTACGGAGAGAATCTTATTCATTTTTTATTTCAACATGGTTTTAAAGTTGTACTTATGAATCCATTACAAACTTCGCACCTTAGAAAAGCGAATATTAGAGATGCTAAAAATGACAATTTAGACTCTATTCATATTGCGAAATCTTTACTTTTTACGAAACTTAACTTTATTTCTGAGAAAAACATGGATTGTTTTTCTTTGAAAAAACTTACCAGATTTCGAAGTAACCTTATGAAACAAAGAAGTAAAGCTAAAATTCAATTAACTTCATTACTTGATTTTATCTTTCCGGAATTACAGTATCTTTTTAGTAGTAAAATTCATAGTAAAGCTATTTATGCTCTTTTAAAAAAATATCCATCCACAGAGGAAATCGCAGCCCTAAAAGAAGATGAAATTTCTAGTCTTTTATATGCTTCTTCCAAGGGACATTTCAAAAAAGAAAAGTCCCTAGAGCTTAAGAGTCTTGCGAAAACCTCTGTTGGTATGAAAGATTCCTCAATATCTTTCCATGTCATTCAACTAATAGAGCTAATTGAGCTTTATGAAAAACAAATAAAAGATATGGAAAGTAAAATCGCTGATATTATTCACAAATTAGATTCTAAGCTTTTATCTGTTCCCGGAATCAGCCTTGTTGCTTGTGCAATCATTCTAGGGGAAACGAATAATATTGATCGTTTCTCTACTTCTAAAAAATTACTCGCTTTCGCTGGTCTTGATCCGAAGATAAGGCAATCTGGTAATTTTAATGCTTCTTCTTGTAGAATGTCTAAAAAAGGCTCTCCTTATCTAAGGTATGCTTTGATTTTTACAGCTTGGAACTGTGTTAGACATTCTAGAAAATTTAATGAATATTATCTTTTAAAACGTTCTCAAGGAAAATCACACTACAATGCTCTTGGACATGTTGCGCATAAACTAGTAAGAGTGATATTTACTTTGATAAAAAAAGATATTCTCTACCAAGAAGAAGAATTAGATTAA
- the guaA gene encoding glutamine-hydrolyzing GMP synthase — translation MKECSIIILDFGSQYNQLIARRVREMGVYAEVVPFYEPLDKILARKPKGIILSGGPASVYAEGAPTLDKALFDNGIPVLGLCYGMQLVTHLFGGEVARADKQEFGKAELIIDEKDAALFQNIPNNTKVWMSHGDHVTRIGEGFHAIAHTDSCIAAVVNPEKNIYAFQFHPEVTHSEHGRDMLQNFVLEVAKCEKNWSMDNYIESTIKAIQEKVGDKKVILGLSGGVDSSVAATLIHRAIGDQLTCIFVDTGLLRKNEAKTVMEVYSENFHMNIKCVDAEERFLSKLKGVSDPEQKRKIIGKEFIEVFNEEAKKFEDAEFLAQGTIYPDVIESVSVKGPSVTIKSHHNVGGLPEDMKFQLLEPLRELFKDEVREVGRQLGIPHHMIDRHPFPGPGLGVRILGDITKEKADILREADDIFIEELRKADLYGKVSQAFVVLLPVQSVGVMGDERTYEYVASLRSVNTIDFMTATWSHLPFDFMERVSNRILNEVKGINRLTYDISSKPPATIEWE, via the coding sequence ATGAAAGAATGTAGCATTATCATATTGGATTTTGGATCTCAATATAATCAATTGATTGCTAGACGTGTTAGAGAAATGGGAGTTTATGCGGAAGTGGTCCCTTTCTACGAACCCCTAGACAAAATTTTAGCAAGAAAACCAAAAGGGATTATTTTATCAGGAGGACCAGCCTCTGTCTATGCAGAAGGAGCACCTACCCTAGACAAAGCATTGTTTGACAATGGAATTCCTGTCTTAGGACTTTGCTATGGAATGCAATTAGTCACTCACTTATTTGGTGGAGAAGTAGCAAGAGCTGACAAACAAGAATTTGGAAAGGCAGAGCTTATCATTGATGAAAAAGATGCAGCTTTATTCCAAAATATTCCAAATAATACAAAAGTATGGATGAGTCATGGGGACCATGTAACTCGTATTGGAGAAGGATTCCATGCCATTGCTCATACAGATTCTTGTATTGCAGCAGTTGTCAATCCGGAAAAGAATATCTATGCTTTTCAATTCCATCCGGAAGTTACTCACTCAGAACATGGAAGAGATATGCTACAAAACTTTGTATTAGAAGTAGCAAAATGTGAAAAGAATTGGTCTATGGACAACTATATTGAAAGTACTATCAAAGCTATTCAAGAAAAAGTTGGAGATAAGAAAGTAATCTTAGGACTTTCAGGAGGAGTAGATTCTTCTGTTGCAGCCACTTTAATTCATAGAGCCATTGGAGATCAATTAACTTGTATTTTCGTGGATACAGGATTGTTACGAAAAAATGAAGCAAAAACAGTGATGGAAGTATATTCTGAAAACTTCCATATGAATATTAAATGTGTCGATGCAGAAGAAAGATTCCTTTCTAAATTAAAAGGAGTTTCTGATCCGGAACAAAAGAGAAAAATTATTGGAAAAGAATTCATCGAAGTTTTCAATGAAGAAGCGAAAAAATTTGAAGATGCAGAATTCTTGGCACAAGGAACTATCTATCCGGATGTCATTGAGTCTGTTTCTGTAAAAGGACCTTCTGTAACGATTAAGTCACACCACAATGTAGGAGGACTTCCTGAAGATATGAAGTTCCAATTGCTAGAACCATTACGAGAATTATTCAAAGATGAAGTTCGAGAAGTGGGAAGACAATTAGGAATTCCTCATCATATGATAGATAGACATCCATTCCCAGGGCCAGGATTGGGAGTAAGAATTTTAGGAGATATTACAAAAGAAAAGGCAGATATCTTAAGAGAAGCCGATGATATTTTCATTGAAGAATTAAGAAAAGCTGATTTATATGGAAAAGTAAGCCAAGCTTTTGTAGTCTTATTGCCAGTACAATCGGTTGGAGTTATGGGAGATGAAAGAACTTACGAATATGTAGCCTCTCTTCGTTCTGTCAATACCATTGATTTTATGACAGCAACTTGGTCACATCTACCGTTTGACTTCATGGAAAGAGTTTCCAATCGAATTTTGAATGAGGTAAAAGGAATCAACAGATTGACCTATGATATTTCTTCTAAGCCACCTGCAACCATTGAGTGGGAATAA
- a CDS encoding tyrosine-type recombinase/integrase, whose protein sequence is MYEFERIEKNNNPKDMIELGEIYDSFNNEFLAEKYFKMASEYNSLEGLFKLGNFYLDNSRLNSAENCFKELADKGNNEFQNSLAKVYRRQLKYDLAEKYYKLSIESGNQKVVFNLGYMYFLINKYDLAIETLKKLSDHPRAYITLGKIYYIKEDFENCEKYLKLAGSHSIAYLTLGKLYKEKEMFDLAEKYFKLCADEKDNKEAQKELCQLYNHQKNFALEEKYLKLVINNGDLKSFVILAEKRYDYQSNERLFPVTKFYLHHEMNRGSKLSGVKRIRIHNLRHSHVALLIEIGVSILLISKRLGHDNPQTTLRIYGHLYPNKQREIADSLELLEKIDLENLENEENKE, encoded by the coding sequence GTGTATGAGTTTGAAAGAATAGAAAAAAATAATAATCCTAAAGATATGATTGAATTAGGAGAAATTTATGATAGTTTTAATAATGAGTTCTTAGCAGAAAAATACTTTAAAATGGCTAGTGAATATAATAGTTTAGAAGGACTTTTTAAACTAGGAAATTTTTATTTAGATAACAGCAGATTAAATTCAGCAGAAAACTGTTTTAAAGAATTAGCGGATAAAGGAAACAATGAATTTCAAAACAGTTTGGCAAAAGTATATAGAAGACAATTAAAATATGACCTAGCAGAAAAATATTATAAACTGTCTATAGAATCAGGAAACCAAAAAGTTGTTTTTAATTTAGGGTATATGTATTTTTTAATCAATAAATATGATTTAGCAATAGAAACTTTAAAAAAGCTGTCAGATCACCCAAGAGCATATATTACATTAGGAAAAATTTATTACATCAAAGAAGATTTTGAAAACTGTGAAAAATATTTAAAACTAGCAGGAAGTCATTCAATAGCTTATTTAACATTAGGAAAACTATATAAAGAAAAAGAAATGTTTGATTTGGCAGAAAAATATTTTAAACTTTGTGCCGATGAAAAAGATAATAAAGAAGCTCAAAAAGAACTATGCCAGTTATACAATCATCAAAAGAATTTTGCTTTAGAAGAAAAATACTTAAAGTTAGTTATTAATAATGGAGATCTAAAGTCTTTTGTTATTCTTGCTGAAAAAAGATATGACTATCAGTCAAACGAAAGACTTTTTCCAGTAACAAAGTTTTATCTTCATCATGAGATGAATCGTGGAAGTAAATTATCAGGTGTTAAGAGAATAAGAATACATAATTTGAGACATTCTCATGTAGCTCTTTTGATTGAAATAGGAGTATCAATATTATTAATTTCAAAGAGATTAGGACACGATAATCCACAAACGACATTAAGGATATATGGACACCTTTATCCAAATAAGCAGAGAGAAATAGCAGATAGTTTAGAACTTTTAGAAAAAATTGATTTAGAAAATTTGGAGAATGAAGAAAATAAGGAGTAG
- a CDS encoding PDDEXK nuclease domain-containing protein — translation MLEFLGLEEKSGYSENKLETEIISRLEMFLLELGKGFTFVGRQVRFTFDEKHFRVDLVFYNRLLKSFVLIDLKIGEVTHQDLGQMQMYVNYYDRFVKLPDENKTIGIIICKDKNDTLVKMTLSEDNQQIFTSRYMTVLPSKEEFKKIVDTETEKF, via the coding sequence ATTTTAGAATTTCTTGGATTAGAAGAGAAAAGCGGTTATTCTGAAAATAAATTAGAAACAGAAATAATAAGCAGGTTAGAAATGTTTTTATTGGAACTAGGAAAAGGTTTTACTTTTGTAGGAAGACAGGTAAGATTTACTTTTGATGAAAAACATTTCAGAGTAGATTTAGTTTTTTATAATAGATTATTAAAATCTTTTGTTCTTATTGACTTAAAAATAGGAGAAGTTACTCATCAAGATTTAGGGCAAATGCAGATGTATGTAAATTACTATGATAGATTTGTTAAACTTCCAGATGAAAATAAAACAATAGGAATTATTATATGTAAAGATAAAAATGATACTCTTGTAAAAATGACCCTTTCTGAAGATAATCAACAGATTTTTACAAGCAGATATATGACAGTTCTGCCATCTAAAGAAGAATTTAAGAAAATTGTAGATACAGAAACTGAAAAGTTCTAA
- a CDS encoding DUF1016 N-terminal domain-containing protein, with amino-acid sequence MDIEIRKNIYEEIKGLLKSARESIVSNVNSTMTKTYFLIGKRIVEEEQNGNERAEYGENLIKNLSIGLTKEFGKGFSKRNLWQMKQFYLTYSKVQTPSAQFKLSWSHYLILMRMDNIAERNFYEIEAVQNNWSLRELRRQIDSALYERLVLRKS; translated from the coding sequence ATGGATATAGAGATTAGAAAAAATATATACGAAGAAATAAAAGGTTTATTAAAATCTGCCAGAGAGAGCATTGTTTCCAATGTAAATTCCACTATGACAAAAACTTATTTTTTAATTGGAAAAAGAATTGTGGAAGAAGAACAAAATGGAAATGAGAGAGCTGAATATGGAGAAAATTTAATTAAAAATCTTTCTATTGGACTAACCAAAGAGTTTGGAAAAGGTTTCTCAAAAAGAAACTTATGGCAAATGAAACAATTTTATTTAACTTATTCAAAAGTGCAGACACCGTCTGCACAATTCAAATTAAGCTGGTCTCATTACCTTATTCTTATGAGAATGGATAATATTGCTGAAAGAAATTTCTATGAAATAGAAGCTGTTCAAAATAACTGGAGCTTGAGAGAACTAAGAAGACAAATAGATTCAGCTTTATATGAAAGATTAGTTTTAAGAAAAAGTTAA
- a CDS encoding SWIM zinc finger family protein — MKWEKLFKPHILERGYEYFRSHSIQNMEISSNRIRANVLGTEEYEVEILLSQDNITELYCSCPYAEEGKNCKHIAAVLYEWFDKKEKKDKKGSTLNKKKEEISNLLEKIDKQTINSFLSEVLMENEKLFLRFKNLLNENDTEEYLELYREEIEDIILEYTDEDNFINYYNVDSFVSELEDIIYKDILPMTKDGNYKLAFDILHEMFISITKLDVDDSSGILSSLVDDIYDKWLKILSKVKPGEKRIIFKSLQSNLELPILDYMKEYIEKIIVKEFREKEYREVKLKWITKKIEECDKSELEWIRNYKLGKWAIWYFHLLQEDKYKEEEFLAFCKNYWHNEAVRKYYIDFCIQQKDYQAAFQAIEESILLDADNSFLLSYYTIKKKEIFLLQGDQEAYVEQLWKLVMKYNPGNLEFFKELKQQYPTKEWLVQREKIFQRLSKDRHLAILYHEEKLYDRLLSIVVETQGIFLLGEYEKDLISIFPKQVLQKYERELKEMASKTGNRKQYRELVSLLRKMKKIKGGNQVVENICMEWKIQYKNRPAMMGELEKL, encoded by the coding sequence ATGAAGTGGGAAAAATTATTTAAGCCACATATTTTAGAAAGAGGATATGAGTATTTTCGAAGTCATTCAATTCAAAATATGGAAATATCTTCTAACAGGATTAGAGCAAATGTACTTGGAACGGAAGAATATGAAGTTGAAATTCTCCTCTCTCAAGATAATATTACAGAGCTTTATTGTTCTTGCCCCTATGCGGAAGAGGGAAAGAATTGTAAACATATAGCTGCTGTACTCTATGAATGGTTTGATAAGAAAGAGAAAAAAGATAAGAAAGGAAGTACTTTGAATAAAAAGAAGGAAGAGATTTCTAATCTATTAGAAAAAATAGACAAGCAGACAATTAATTCCTTTTTAAGTGAAGTTTTAATGGAAAACGAAAAGCTATTCCTTAGGTTTAAGAATCTTTTGAATGAAAATGATACCGAAGAATATTTAGAATTGTATAGAGAGGAAATAGAAGATATCATCTTAGAATATACGGATGAGGATAATTTTATCAATTATTACAATGTTGATAGTTTTGTATCTGAATTGGAAGACATTATATATAAAGACATACTTCCAATGACAAAGGATGGAAACTATAAACTTGCTTTTGATATTTTACATGAGATGTTTATTTCGATAACTAAGCTGGATGTTGATGATTCTTCTGGGATACTTTCTAGCTTAGTTGATGATATCTATGATAAATGGCTAAAGATTCTTTCTAAGGTAAAACCAGGAGAGAAAAGGATTATTTTTAAATCTTTACAATCGAATTTAGAGCTTCCTATTCTAGATTATATGAAAGAATATATAGAGAAAATTATTGTAAAAGAATTTAGAGAAAAAGAATATAGAGAAGTAAAATTAAAATGGATTACAAAGAAAATAGAAGAATGTGATAAGAGTGAGTTAGAATGGATTAGAAATTATAAATTAGGAAAATGGGCAATTTGGTATTTCCATTTATTGCAAGAAGATAAATATAAAGAAGAGGAGTTTCTGGCTTTTTGTAAAAACTATTGGCATAATGAGGCTGTTAGAAAATACTATATTGATTTTTGTATTCAGCAAAAAGACTACCAAGCTGCGTTTCAAGCCATAGAAGAGAGTATTCTTTTGGATGCAGATAATAGTTTTCTTCTTTCTTATTACACTATAAAAAAGAAAGAAATATTTTTATTACAAGGAGATCAAGAAGCCTATGTAGAGCAGTTATGGAAACTAGTTATGAAATACAATCCTGGAAATTTGGAATTTTTTAAAGAATTAAAGCAACAATATCCAACAAAAGAATGGCTAGTACAAAGAGAGAAAATTTTCCAACGATTATCAAAAGATAGACATTTAGCGATACTCTATCATGAAGAAAAACTGTATGATAGACTTTTATCTATCGTTGTAGAAACTCAAGGAATCTTCTTATTGGGAGAATATGAAAAAGATTTAATAAGTATTTTTCCAAAACAAGTACTACAAAAATATGAAAGAGAGTTAAAAGAAATGGCTTCTAAAACTGGGAACAGAAAACAGTACAGAGAATTAGTATCCTTACTTAGAAAGATGAAAAAAATAAAAGGTGGAAATCAAGTAGTGGAAAATATATGTATGGAATGGAAAATACAGTATAAAAATAGACCAGCCATGATGGGAGAATTGGAAAAATTATAG
- a CDS encoding formate--tetrahydrofolate ligase, translating into MKTDIQIAQETQMLHINEIAKKIGLSEDDIEQYGKYKAKVDLDVLKRHKEKENGKLILVTAITPTPAGEGKSTVTIGLTQALNKIGKLSSAAIREPSLGPIFGMKGGAAGGGYAQVVPMEDINLHFTGDMHAIGIAHNLISACIDNHINSGNQLGIDLTKITWKRVVDMNDRALRKVVIGLGGKANGVPRESSFQITVGSEIMAILCLSNNIKELKEKIGNIVFATSYSGQLLRVSDLHIEGAVAALLKDAIKPNLVQTLEHTPVFIHGGPFANIAHGCNSILATKMALKLTDYVVTEAGFAADLGAEKFLDIKCRMGGLTPNAVVLVATVRAIKHHGDGDLAKGMANLEKHLEIIQTYGLPAVVAINKFVTDTEEEIAYIEKFCNERGAEVSLCEVWAKGGEGGIDLANKVVKAIEESTKEYKPFYDINLSIQEKIEKICKGIYGADGVTFSAAAKKMLTLIEKEGYNHLPVCMSKTQKSISDNPNLLGRPTGFKVTINELRLAVGAGFIICMAGDIIDMPGLPKKPAAEVITISDEGIIDGLF; encoded by the coding sequence ATGAAAACTGATATTCAAATTGCACAAGAAACACAAATGTTACACATCAATGAGATTGCTAAAAAAATTGGTCTTAGCGAAGACGACATTGAACAATATGGAAAATATAAAGCAAAAGTAGATTTAGACGTACTAAAACGTCATAAAGAAAAAGAAAACGGGAAACTAATCCTAGTAACTGCCATCACTCCAACTCCGGCAGGAGAAGGAAAATCTACCGTAACCATCGGGCTAACACAAGCACTGAATAAAATCGGAAAGTTATCTTCTGCAGCGATTCGAGAACCTTCCCTAGGACCTATTTTTGGAATGAAGGGAGGAGCTGCAGGTGGAGGTTATGCTCAAGTGGTTCCTATGGAAGATATCAATCTTCATTTTACAGGAGACATGCATGCTATTGGAATTGCTCATAACTTAATCTCCGCATGTATTGATAACCATATTAACTCCGGAAATCAATTAGGAATTGATCTTACAAAGATTACTTGGAAACGAGTTGTCGATATGAATGATAGAGCTCTTAGAAAAGTAGTCATCGGACTTGGTGGAAAAGCAAACGGGGTCCCTCGAGAAAGTTCTTTCCAAATTACAGTTGGTTCTGAAATTATGGCAATTCTTTGCTTATCTAACAATATCAAAGAATTAAAAGAAAAAATTGGAAATATTGTATTTGCAACTTCTTATTCTGGGCAATTATTACGAGTTTCTGATTTACATATCGAAGGAGCTGTTGCTGCTTTATTAAAAGATGCTATCAAACCAAATTTGGTACAAACTTTAGAACATACTCCTGTATTTATTCACGGAGGACCATTTGCAAATATTGCTCATGGATGTAACTCTATCTTAGCAACAAAAATGGCATTAAAACTAACAGACTACGTCGTAACAGAAGCTGGATTTGCTGCCGATTTAGGAGCTGAAAAATTCTTAGATATTAAATGTAGAATGGGTGGTTTAACTCCGAATGCTGTTGTTTTAGTAGCGACTGTAAGGGCTATCAAACATCATGGAGATGGAGATTTAGCAAAAGGAATGGCAAATTTAGAAAAACATTTGGAAATTATCCAAACATACGGACTACCGGCAGTCGTTGCCATTAACAAATTCGTAACAGATACTGAGGAAGAAATTGCCTATATTGAAAAATTCTGTAACGAAAGAGGAGCAGAAGTATCTCTTTGTGAAGTTTGGGCAAAAGGTGGAGAAGGTGGAATTGATTTAGCAAATAAAGTTGTAAAAGCAATTGAAGAAAGTACAAAAGAATACAAACCTTTCTATGATATCAATCTAAGCATTCAAGAAAAAATAGAAAAGATTTGTAAGGGAATCTATGGAGCAGATGGAGTTACTTTCTCAGCTGCCGCAAAGAAAATGTTAACTTTAATTGAAAAAGAAGGCTACAACCATTTACCGGTTTGTATGTCTAAAACTCAAAAATCAATTTCAGACAATCCAAACCTATTAGGAAGACCAACCGGATTTAAAGTAACGATTAACGAATTACGTCTAGCCGTTGGTGCAGGATTTATTATCTGTATGGCCGGAGACATTATTGATATGCCTGGTTTACCAAAGAAACCTGCAGCAGAAGTAATTACTATTTCCGATGAAGGAATTATTGACGGATTATTCTAA
- the aroQ gene encoding type II 3-dehydroquinate dehydratase has product MKIMIIQGPNLNFLGIREKNIYGMEDYNSLCDYITSSFPEDEVTCLQSNSEGRLIDFIQKAHLEKYDGIVINAGAYTHTSIALYDALKSISTVTVEVHISNIYAREEFRHHSYLAPACLGQISGFGKEGYIYAIQKIKTYLGGV; this is encoded by the coding sequence ATGAAAATCATGATAATTCAAGGTCCTAATCTTAATTTTTTAGGAATTCGAGAAAAAAATATTTATGGAATGGAAGATTACAACAGTCTTTGTGATTATATCACTTCATCCTTTCCAGAAGATGAAGTCACTTGTCTTCAATCTAATTCAGAAGGTAGGTTAATTGATTTCATACAAAAGGCTCATTTAGAAAAATATGATGGAATTGTCATCAATGCCGGTGCCTATACTCATACCTCTATTGCTCTTTATGATGCTTTAAAATCCATTTCAACGGTAACTGTGGAAGTCCATATTTCCAACATTTATGCGAGAGAAGAATTCCGTCATCATTCTTATCTAGCTCCCGCTTGTTTAGGACAAATTTCTGGTTTTGGAAAAGAGGGCTATATCTATGCGATTCAAAAAATTAAAACATATCTAGGAGGGGTTTAA
- a CDS encoding shikimate dehydrogenase family protein: protein MKNYALLGRKLSHSYSKIIHEYLFQKFSWDASYSFWEMEENLVSQALKISKEKKLSGFNITVPYKESLFSQINILEDAAKNIGAINTIAIEKEQVIGYNTDCFGFQKMLEYFSIDVQNKKVIILGTGGASKAVAEALRREGANTILFVSRSPKEGQLSYSDTFDGDIIINTTPVGMYPYVEKSPIHKKILSNFKIAIDLVYNPKETKFLLEAKELGLMTINGLFMLVAQAIRSEEIWNHKTFDISLYYEVYSFLEGIVYENHDNSRS from the coding sequence ATGAAAAATTATGCTCTATTAGGAAGAAAATTATCTCATTCTTATTCCAAAATTATTCACGAATATCTATTTCAAAAGTTTTCTTGGGACGCCTCATACTCTTTTTGGGAAATGGAAGAAAATCTAGTCTCACAAGCTCTTAAAATATCGAAAGAGAAAAAATTAAGTGGATTTAATATCACAGTTCCCTATAAAGAAAGCTTATTTTCTCAAATCAACATTTTAGAGGATGCTGCCAAAAATATTGGAGCAATCAATACTATTGCAATAGAAAAAGAACAGGTTATTGGATATAATACTGATTGTTTCGGCTTTCAAAAAATGTTGGAATATTTTTCAATAGATGTTCAAAATAAAAAAGTTATTATTTTAGGTACCGGTGGAGCTTCTAAGGCAGTTGCAGAAGCTTTAAGACGAGAAGGAGCAAATACAATTCTTTTTGTAAGCCGAAGTCCAAAAGAAGGACAGCTTTCTTATTCTGATACCTTCGATGGAGATATTATTATCAACACAACTCCCGTTGGAATGTATCCCTATGTAGAAAAAAGTCCTATTCATAAAAAGATACTCTCCAACTTTAAGATCGCTATTGATCTTGTCTATAATCCAAAAGAAACAAAATTTCTTCTAGAAGCAAAAGAATTAGGTCTTATGACCATCAATGGACTTTTCATGCTGGTGGCTCAGGCAATTCGTTCTGAAGAAATTTGGAATCATAAAACATTTGACATTTCGCTATATTATGAGGTATATTCATTCTTGGAGGGGATAGTCTATGAAAATCATGATAATTCAAGGTCCTAA
- a CDS encoding chorismate mutase: protein MDKLEEYRKQMSEIDQKIASLFLTRMDLSIQIGNYKKEKNIPIYQEEREKIVLENIKKLTLKKKEQEYLEDFFLYLMSKSKEVQK, encoded by the coding sequence ATGGATAAATTAGAAGAATATAGAAAACAAATGAGTGAGATTGATCAAAAAATAGCAAGCCTTTTTCTAACTAGAATGGATCTTTCTATTCAAATTGGAAATTACAAAAAAGAAAAAAATATTCCTATTTATCAAGAAGAACGAGAAAAAATTGTTTTAGAAAATATAAAAAAATTAACTTTAAAAAAAAAGGAACAAGAATATTTAGAAGATTTTTTTCTATACCTTATGAGCAAAAGTAAAGAGGTTCAAAAATGA
- a CDS encoding chorismate synthase: MNWGKILQLSIFGESHGSTIGITIGGLLPGMKIPFVELQRDLALRAPGQRLTSPRKEKDHFEIISGVFEGKTTGAPLTVIFPNLNTQSKDYEIHKKIPRPSHADYPAQIKYKGFQDVRGGGHFSGRLTAPLVFAGTFAKQYLKDRGIGISSTIVEKEDLEKKLPTLIQEGDSIGASISCKITGVPVGIGNPFFDSLESSISHLAFSIPGVKGIEFGLGFDFIGKLGSEVNDEYQFIHGKVMTTTNYNGGILGGLSNGMPIEFRLVFKPTASIFKQQKSVDLEKQKNTTLLIQGRHDPCIALRAQIVVESIAALAILDQIWMGEYYG, encoded by the coding sequence ATGAATTGGGGTAAGATATTACAACTTTCTATTTTCGGAGAATCTCATGGTTCTACCATAGGAATTACTATCGGTGGCCTACTGCCGGGAATGAAAATTCCCTTTGTAGAACTTCAAAGAGATTTAGCCCTTCGTGCTCCTGGACAAAGACTAACAAGTCCTCGAAAAGAAAAAGATCATTTTGAAATTATTAGTGGAGTTTTTGAAGGCAAAACAACAGGAGCTCCTCTTACTGTAATATTTCCTAATCTAAACACACAATCAAAAGATTATGAAATACATAAAAAAATTCCAAGACCTAGTCATGCAGACTACCCTGCTCAAATAAAATACAAAGGTTTTCAAGATGTCAGAGGAGGAGGTCATTTTTCCGGTCGTTTAACAGCCCCTTTAGTATTTGCAGGGACCTTTGCAAAACAGTATTTAAAAGATCGAGGAATTGGTATTTCGAGTACCATTGTTGAAAAAGAAGACTTAGAAAAAAAACTTCCCACACTTATCCAAGAAGGAGATTCCATCGGAGCTTCCATTTCTTGTAAAATCACAGGAGTCCCTGTTGGTATTGGAAATCCTTTCTTTGATTCCTTAGAAAGTTCTATTTCACATTTGGCCTTTTCTATCCCAGGAGTAAAAGGAATTGAATTTGGTTTAGGTTTTGATTTCATTGGAAAACTTGGAAGTGAAGTCAACGATGAATATCAATTTATACATGGAAAAGTAATGACTACAACAAATTATAATGGTGGTATTTTAGGAGGACTTAGTAATGGCATGCCCATAGAATTCCGGCTTGTTTTTAAACCCACTGCCAGTATTTTTAAACAACAAAAAAGTGTAGATCTAGAAAAACAAAAGAATACAACTCTATTGATTCAAGGTAGGCATGACCCTTGTATTGCTTTACGAGCTCAAATAGTAGTAGAGTCTATTGCAGCTCTTGCTATACTAGATCAAATTTGGATGGGAGAATATTATGGATAA